The genomic DNA TGGGCTCTAGTCTACAGGCTCCTATACATCCCGTCTGGGTTACTACTATATGCTCTAAATTCCTCTTTTTTACTTCTTCAATTAACGCCATCATGACAGGTCTAGCTCCAGCTGATATGCCACAGGTTGCCATTCCTACTACGATTCTTGTACCCTTTCTATCATGCCTAAGGTTAACTTTTTCTAAAGCCTCTTGACGAATCTTGTCTAATTCAGCAATAGATTTCATGAATAAACCCCCTTTTTTTTAATATTTCGCCATAATTTCTGGTATGTCATCTACTTTAAGTCTTCCGTA from Natronincola ferrireducens includes the following:
- a CDS encoding (2Fe-2S) ferredoxin domain-containing protein, yielding MKSIAELDKIRQEALEKVNLRHDRKGTRIVVGMATCGISAGARPVMMALIEEVKKRNLEHIVVTQTGCIGACRLEPMIEVYKEGEDKVTYVEMTAEKARRVIADHIVNGKIPYEYTIGAYEK